Proteins encoded in a region of the Vitis riparia cultivar Riparia Gloire de Montpellier isolate 1030 chromosome 7, EGFV_Vit.rip_1.0, whole genome shotgun sequence genome:
- the LOC117917474 gene encoding TSL-kinase interacting protein 1 isoform X2 has protein sequence MVNAYSLYVRARVFLLEIQATMKTGKERKGKRVEPPTNCYGSTSSIGVNKSTKRNSAQGKNEHFLVQEDKLPSITGQALCQQLPDKRTCPPETTKESSVLKLVLGQTLDPSSKIKLQLFPIDEGTRIGLERDGHHPYLELTLRARKKISSVLKHINSKWGSSSISLGDPILFPYHVALENMSSYRTWSLNEGDISAGDVYAATGSPSVFRLKYGWFSSDPKTFATPSTSIASEPCSKSEGVQKGCSSNMENLYGKGKPIELTRNKFKTNNISEGANVAAVEKTSMDASVNPVIDEVRVDNGLSQTSDLWADSLTNISIGGLLSEASLQAKLNNCSQKSDGSKSSFRIPSTFTPFESCSQSGGIQKGCSSNVEKTYGKRKQIEVTGEDYKPTNINEVTNAVVAEKMHLDLSVEPQDNEIRMDNGLARPSALWDDCLTNISIGGLLSEASLQGKFNNCSPKTNKSNSGLQPSLLISDSFDAFIAGQMQLPQGPRLPSHEVHSSILDAEETCHAFPCQKFSSSGKDFLVLGGANSGACSQDAGFKSFKLPKFAEVTGQTGLPQDHTCQESKTDPLLCSGGIFADDSSLGLAGIKWNDSLGPFDLGLSSSRKIINGDSISLSGFVR, from the exons ATGGTTAACGCATACTCTTTGTATGTGCGCGCGCGCGTGTTTTTGTTG GAGATCCAAGCTACCATGAAAACTGGTAAAGAGAGAAAGGGAAAGAGAGTTGAGCCTCCCACAAATTGCTATGGAAGTACAAGTTCGATAGGTGTCAATAAATCTACAAAGAGAAATAGTGCACAAG GGAAAAATGAACATTTTTTGGTTCAAGAAGACAAGTTACCTTCTATCACAGGTCAGGCATTGTGTCAGCAGCTTCCAGACAAAAGAACATGTCCTCCAGAAACAACAAAAGAATCATCTGTCCTCAAGCTTGTTTTGGGACAAACACTTGATCCTTCTTCAAAGATCAAGTTGCAGCTTTTCCCAATAGATGAAGGCACTCGCATAGGATTGGAGAGG GATGGACATCATCCATACTTGGAACTCACCCTAAGAGCTCGGAAGAAGATATCCTCTGTACTTAAGCATATCAATAGTAAGTGGGGTAGTTCAAGCATATCACTGGGAGACCCCATACTTTTTCCATACCACGTGGCACTTGAAAATATGTCTAGTTATAGAACATGGTCTTTGAATGAGGGTGACATCAGTGCAGGAGATGTCTATGCAGCTACTGGAAGTCCTTCTGTTTTTCGCTTGAA GTATGGCTGGTTCTCTAGTGATCCTAAAACCTTTGCAACACCTTCCACATCAATTGCCTCTGAGCCTTGTTCAAAATCTGAAGGTGTACAGAAAGGTTGCAGTTCAAATATGGAGAATTTATATGGTAAAGGAAAACCAATCGAGTTAACAAGAAACAAGTTTAAAACAAACAACATAAGTGAAGGGGCAAATGTGGCTGCAGTTGAGAAGACGTCTATGGATGCATCAGTTAATCCTGTG ATTGATGAAGTGAGGGTGGATAATGGCCTATCACAAACATCAGATCTATGGGCTGATAGTCTAACTAACATTAGCATCGGAGGTCTGCTGTCTGAAGCCTCTTTGCAAGCCAAGCTCAATAATTGCAGTCAGAAGTCTGATGGGAGCAAGTCAAGCTTTAGGATACCTTCTACATTCACTCCCTTTGAAAGTTGTTCACAATCTGGAGGCATACAGAAAGGTTGCAGTTCAAATGTGGAGAAAACATATGGCAAAAGGAAACAGATTGAGGTAACAGGAGAAGATTATAAACCAACCAATATAAATGAAGTGACAAATGCAGTTGTGGCAGAGAAGATGCATTTAGACTTATCAGTTGAACCTCAG GATAATGAAATCAGGATGGATAATGGCCTTGCACGACCATCAGCACTATGGGATGATTGTCTAACCAACATAAGCATTGGTGGCCTGCTTTCTGAAGCTTCCTTGCAGGGAAAATTTAACAACTGCAGTCCAAAGACAAATAAAAGCAATTCGGGCTTGCAACCTTCTCTGTTAATCTCTGACTCATTTGATGCTTTTATTGCTGGCCAAATGCAGCTTCCTCAAGGCCCAAGGCTGCCCTCCCATGAGGTGCACTCATCTATTTTGGATGCAGAAGAAACATGTCATGCATTTCCATGTCAAAAATTCTCTTCCTCAGGCAAAGATTTTCTGGTTTTAGGGGGTGCTAATTCTGGAGCCTGCAGCCAGGATGCTGGTTTCAAGTCATTCAAGCTTCCTAAATTTGCAGAG GTCACCGGTCAAACTGGGCTTCCACAAGACCATACTTGTCAAGAATCCAAAACAGACCCATTGCTTTGTTCAGGAGGCATCTTTGCTGATGACAGCAGCCTTGGGCTGGCAGGCATCAAATGG AATGACTCTTTGGGACCCTTTGATCTTGGCCTGTCCTCCTCTCGGAAGATTATCAATGGGGACAGTATTAGCCTCAGCGGATTTGTTAGATAG
- the LOC117917474 gene encoding TSL-kinase interacting protein 1 isoform X3: MKFGGDSKEIQATMKTGKERKGKRVEPPTNCYGSTSSIGVNKSTKRNSAQGRKATGKNEHFLVQEDKLPSITGQALCQQLPDKRTCPPETTKESSVLKLVLGQTLDPSSKIKLQLFPIDEGTRIGLERDGHHPYLELTLRARKKISSVLKHINSKWGSSSISLGDPILFPYHVALENMSSYRTWSLNEGDISAGDVYAATGSPSVFRLKYGWFSSDPKTFATPSTSIASEPCSKSEGVQKGCSSNMENLYGKGKPIELTRNKFKTNNISEGANVAAVEKTSMDASVNPVIDEVRVDNGLSQTSDLWADSLTNISIGGLLSEASLQAKLNNCSQKSDGSKSSFRIPSTFTPFESCSQSGGIQKGCSSNVEKTYGKRKQIEVTGEDYKPTNINEVTNAVVAEKMHLDLSVEPQDNEIRMDNGLARPSALWDDCLTNISIGGLLSEASLQGKFNNCSPKTNKSNSGLQPSLLISDSFDAFIAGQMQLPQGPRLPSHEVHSSILDAEETCHAFPCQKFSSSGKDFLVLGGANSGACSQDAGFKSFKLPKFAEVTGQTGLPQDHTCQESKTDPLLCSGGIFADDSSLGLAGIKWNDSLGPFDLGLSSSRKIINGDSISLSGFVR, encoded by the exons ATGAAATTTGGTGGTGATTCAAAG GAGATCCAAGCTACCATGAAAACTGGTAAAGAGAGAAAGGGAAAGAGAGTTGAGCCTCCCACAAATTGCTATGGAAGTACAAGTTCGATAGGTGTCAATAAATCTACAAAGAGAAATAGTGCACAAGGTCGCAAAGCAACTG GGAAAAATGAACATTTTTTGGTTCAAGAAGACAAGTTACCTTCTATCACAGGTCAGGCATTGTGTCAGCAGCTTCCAGACAAAAGAACATGTCCTCCAGAAACAACAAAAGAATCATCTGTCCTCAAGCTTGTTTTGGGACAAACACTTGATCCTTCTTCAAAGATCAAGTTGCAGCTTTTCCCAATAGATGAAGGCACTCGCATAGGATTGGAGAGG GATGGACATCATCCATACTTGGAACTCACCCTAAGAGCTCGGAAGAAGATATCCTCTGTACTTAAGCATATCAATAGTAAGTGGGGTAGTTCAAGCATATCACTGGGAGACCCCATACTTTTTCCATACCACGTGGCACTTGAAAATATGTCTAGTTATAGAACATGGTCTTTGAATGAGGGTGACATCAGTGCAGGAGATGTCTATGCAGCTACTGGAAGTCCTTCTGTTTTTCGCTTGAA GTATGGCTGGTTCTCTAGTGATCCTAAAACCTTTGCAACACCTTCCACATCAATTGCCTCTGAGCCTTGTTCAAAATCTGAAGGTGTACAGAAAGGTTGCAGTTCAAATATGGAGAATTTATATGGTAAAGGAAAACCAATCGAGTTAACAAGAAACAAGTTTAAAACAAACAACATAAGTGAAGGGGCAAATGTGGCTGCAGTTGAGAAGACGTCTATGGATGCATCAGTTAATCCTGTG ATTGATGAAGTGAGGGTGGATAATGGCCTATCACAAACATCAGATCTATGGGCTGATAGTCTAACTAACATTAGCATCGGAGGTCTGCTGTCTGAAGCCTCTTTGCAAGCCAAGCTCAATAATTGCAGTCAGAAGTCTGATGGGAGCAAGTCAAGCTTTAGGATACCTTCTACATTCACTCCCTTTGAAAGTTGTTCACAATCTGGAGGCATACAGAAAGGTTGCAGTTCAAATGTGGAGAAAACATATGGCAAAAGGAAACAGATTGAGGTAACAGGAGAAGATTATAAACCAACCAATATAAATGAAGTGACAAATGCAGTTGTGGCAGAGAAGATGCATTTAGACTTATCAGTTGAACCTCAG GATAATGAAATCAGGATGGATAATGGCCTTGCACGACCATCAGCACTATGGGATGATTGTCTAACCAACATAAGCATTGGTGGCCTGCTTTCTGAAGCTTCCTTGCAGGGAAAATTTAACAACTGCAGTCCAAAGACAAATAAAAGCAATTCGGGCTTGCAACCTTCTCTGTTAATCTCTGACTCATTTGATGCTTTTATTGCTGGCCAAATGCAGCTTCCTCAAGGCCCAAGGCTGCCCTCCCATGAGGTGCACTCATCTATTTTGGATGCAGAAGAAACATGTCATGCATTTCCATGTCAAAAATTCTCTTCCTCAGGCAAAGATTTTCTGGTTTTAGGGGGTGCTAATTCTGGAGCCTGCAGCCAGGATGCTGGTTTCAAGTCATTCAAGCTTCCTAAATTTGCAGAG GTCACCGGTCAAACTGGGCTTCCACAAGACCATACTTGTCAAGAATCCAAAACAGACCCATTGCTTTGTTCAGGAGGCATCTTTGCTGATGACAGCAGCCTTGGGCTGGCAGGCATCAAATGG AATGACTCTTTGGGACCCTTTGATCTTGGCCTGTCCTCCTCTCGGAAGATTATCAATGGGGACAGTATTAGCCTCAGCGGATTTGTTAGATAG
- the LOC117917474 gene encoding TSL-kinase interacting protein 1 isoform X1 has translation MVNAYSLYVRARVFLLEIQATMKTGKERKGKRVEPPTNCYGSTSSIGVNKSTKRNSAQGRKATGKNEHFLVQEDKLPSITGQALCQQLPDKRTCPPETTKESSVLKLVLGQTLDPSSKIKLQLFPIDEGTRIGLERDGHHPYLELTLRARKKISSVLKHINSKWGSSSISLGDPILFPYHVALENMSSYRTWSLNEGDISAGDVYAATGSPSVFRLKYGWFSSDPKTFATPSTSIASEPCSKSEGVQKGCSSNMENLYGKGKPIELTRNKFKTNNISEGANVAAVEKTSMDASVNPVIDEVRVDNGLSQTSDLWADSLTNISIGGLLSEASLQAKLNNCSQKSDGSKSSFRIPSTFTPFESCSQSGGIQKGCSSNVEKTYGKRKQIEVTGEDYKPTNINEVTNAVVAEKMHLDLSVEPQDNEIRMDNGLARPSALWDDCLTNISIGGLLSEASLQGKFNNCSPKTNKSNSGLQPSLLISDSFDAFIAGQMQLPQGPRLPSHEVHSSILDAEETCHAFPCQKFSSSGKDFLVLGGANSGACSQDAGFKSFKLPKFAEVTGQTGLPQDHTCQESKTDPLLCSGGIFADDSSLGLAGIKWNDSLGPFDLGLSSSRKIINGDSISLSGFVR, from the exons ATGGTTAACGCATACTCTTTGTATGTGCGCGCGCGCGTGTTTTTGTTG GAGATCCAAGCTACCATGAAAACTGGTAAAGAGAGAAAGGGAAAGAGAGTTGAGCCTCCCACAAATTGCTATGGAAGTACAAGTTCGATAGGTGTCAATAAATCTACAAAGAGAAATAGTGCACAAGGTCGCAAAGCAACTG GGAAAAATGAACATTTTTTGGTTCAAGAAGACAAGTTACCTTCTATCACAGGTCAGGCATTGTGTCAGCAGCTTCCAGACAAAAGAACATGTCCTCCAGAAACAACAAAAGAATCATCTGTCCTCAAGCTTGTTTTGGGACAAACACTTGATCCTTCTTCAAAGATCAAGTTGCAGCTTTTCCCAATAGATGAAGGCACTCGCATAGGATTGGAGAGG GATGGACATCATCCATACTTGGAACTCACCCTAAGAGCTCGGAAGAAGATATCCTCTGTACTTAAGCATATCAATAGTAAGTGGGGTAGTTCAAGCATATCACTGGGAGACCCCATACTTTTTCCATACCACGTGGCACTTGAAAATATGTCTAGTTATAGAACATGGTCTTTGAATGAGGGTGACATCAGTGCAGGAGATGTCTATGCAGCTACTGGAAGTCCTTCTGTTTTTCGCTTGAA GTATGGCTGGTTCTCTAGTGATCCTAAAACCTTTGCAACACCTTCCACATCAATTGCCTCTGAGCCTTGTTCAAAATCTGAAGGTGTACAGAAAGGTTGCAGTTCAAATATGGAGAATTTATATGGTAAAGGAAAACCAATCGAGTTAACAAGAAACAAGTTTAAAACAAACAACATAAGTGAAGGGGCAAATGTGGCTGCAGTTGAGAAGACGTCTATGGATGCATCAGTTAATCCTGTG ATTGATGAAGTGAGGGTGGATAATGGCCTATCACAAACATCAGATCTATGGGCTGATAGTCTAACTAACATTAGCATCGGAGGTCTGCTGTCTGAAGCCTCTTTGCAAGCCAAGCTCAATAATTGCAGTCAGAAGTCTGATGGGAGCAAGTCAAGCTTTAGGATACCTTCTACATTCACTCCCTTTGAAAGTTGTTCACAATCTGGAGGCATACAGAAAGGTTGCAGTTCAAATGTGGAGAAAACATATGGCAAAAGGAAACAGATTGAGGTAACAGGAGAAGATTATAAACCAACCAATATAAATGAAGTGACAAATGCAGTTGTGGCAGAGAAGATGCATTTAGACTTATCAGTTGAACCTCAG GATAATGAAATCAGGATGGATAATGGCCTTGCACGACCATCAGCACTATGGGATGATTGTCTAACCAACATAAGCATTGGTGGCCTGCTTTCTGAAGCTTCCTTGCAGGGAAAATTTAACAACTGCAGTCCAAAGACAAATAAAAGCAATTCGGGCTTGCAACCTTCTCTGTTAATCTCTGACTCATTTGATGCTTTTATTGCTGGCCAAATGCAGCTTCCTCAAGGCCCAAGGCTGCCCTCCCATGAGGTGCACTCATCTATTTTGGATGCAGAAGAAACATGTCATGCATTTCCATGTCAAAAATTCTCTTCCTCAGGCAAAGATTTTCTGGTTTTAGGGGGTGCTAATTCTGGAGCCTGCAGCCAGGATGCTGGTTTCAAGTCATTCAAGCTTCCTAAATTTGCAGAG GTCACCGGTCAAACTGGGCTTCCACAAGACCATACTTGTCAAGAATCCAAAACAGACCCATTGCTTTGTTCAGGAGGCATCTTTGCTGATGACAGCAGCCTTGGGCTGGCAGGCATCAAATGG AATGACTCTTTGGGACCCTTTGATCTTGGCCTGTCCTCCTCTCGGAAGATTATCAATGGGGACAGTATTAGCCTCAGCGGATTTGTTAGATAG
- the LOC117917474 gene encoding TSL-kinase interacting protein 1 isoform X4 yields the protein MKTGKERKGKRVEPPTNCYGSTSSIGVNKSTKRNSAQGRKATGKNEHFLVQEDKLPSITGQALCQQLPDKRTCPPETTKESSVLKLVLGQTLDPSSKIKLQLFPIDEGTRIGLERDGHHPYLELTLRARKKISSVLKHINSKWGSSSISLGDPILFPYHVALENMSSYRTWSLNEGDISAGDVYAATGSPSVFRLKYGWFSSDPKTFATPSTSIASEPCSKSEGVQKGCSSNMENLYGKGKPIELTRNKFKTNNISEGANVAAVEKTSMDASVNPVIDEVRVDNGLSQTSDLWADSLTNISIGGLLSEASLQAKLNNCSQKSDGSKSSFRIPSTFTPFESCSQSGGIQKGCSSNVEKTYGKRKQIEVTGEDYKPTNINEVTNAVVAEKMHLDLSVEPQDNEIRMDNGLARPSALWDDCLTNISIGGLLSEASLQGKFNNCSPKTNKSNSGLQPSLLISDSFDAFIAGQMQLPQGPRLPSHEVHSSILDAEETCHAFPCQKFSSSGKDFLVLGGANSGACSQDAGFKSFKLPKFAEVTGQTGLPQDHTCQESKTDPLLCSGGIFADDSSLGLAGIKWNDSLGPFDLGLSSSRKIINGDSISLSGFVR from the exons ATGAAAACTGGTAAAGAGAGAAAGGGAAAGAGAGTTGAGCCTCCCACAAATTGCTATGGAAGTACAAGTTCGATAGGTGTCAATAAATCTACAAAGAGAAATAGTGCACAAGGTCGCAAAGCAACTG GGAAAAATGAACATTTTTTGGTTCAAGAAGACAAGTTACCTTCTATCACAGGTCAGGCATTGTGTCAGCAGCTTCCAGACAAAAGAACATGTCCTCCAGAAACAACAAAAGAATCATCTGTCCTCAAGCTTGTTTTGGGACAAACACTTGATCCTTCTTCAAAGATCAAGTTGCAGCTTTTCCCAATAGATGAAGGCACTCGCATAGGATTGGAGAGG GATGGACATCATCCATACTTGGAACTCACCCTAAGAGCTCGGAAGAAGATATCCTCTGTACTTAAGCATATCAATAGTAAGTGGGGTAGTTCAAGCATATCACTGGGAGACCCCATACTTTTTCCATACCACGTGGCACTTGAAAATATGTCTAGTTATAGAACATGGTCTTTGAATGAGGGTGACATCAGTGCAGGAGATGTCTATGCAGCTACTGGAAGTCCTTCTGTTTTTCGCTTGAA GTATGGCTGGTTCTCTAGTGATCCTAAAACCTTTGCAACACCTTCCACATCAATTGCCTCTGAGCCTTGTTCAAAATCTGAAGGTGTACAGAAAGGTTGCAGTTCAAATATGGAGAATTTATATGGTAAAGGAAAACCAATCGAGTTAACAAGAAACAAGTTTAAAACAAACAACATAAGTGAAGGGGCAAATGTGGCTGCAGTTGAGAAGACGTCTATGGATGCATCAGTTAATCCTGTG ATTGATGAAGTGAGGGTGGATAATGGCCTATCACAAACATCAGATCTATGGGCTGATAGTCTAACTAACATTAGCATCGGAGGTCTGCTGTCTGAAGCCTCTTTGCAAGCCAAGCTCAATAATTGCAGTCAGAAGTCTGATGGGAGCAAGTCAAGCTTTAGGATACCTTCTACATTCACTCCCTTTGAAAGTTGTTCACAATCTGGAGGCATACAGAAAGGTTGCAGTTCAAATGTGGAGAAAACATATGGCAAAAGGAAACAGATTGAGGTAACAGGAGAAGATTATAAACCAACCAATATAAATGAAGTGACAAATGCAGTTGTGGCAGAGAAGATGCATTTAGACTTATCAGTTGAACCTCAG GATAATGAAATCAGGATGGATAATGGCCTTGCACGACCATCAGCACTATGGGATGATTGTCTAACCAACATAAGCATTGGTGGCCTGCTTTCTGAAGCTTCCTTGCAGGGAAAATTTAACAACTGCAGTCCAAAGACAAATAAAAGCAATTCGGGCTTGCAACCTTCTCTGTTAATCTCTGACTCATTTGATGCTTTTATTGCTGGCCAAATGCAGCTTCCTCAAGGCCCAAGGCTGCCCTCCCATGAGGTGCACTCATCTATTTTGGATGCAGAAGAAACATGTCATGCATTTCCATGTCAAAAATTCTCTTCCTCAGGCAAAGATTTTCTGGTTTTAGGGGGTGCTAATTCTGGAGCCTGCAGCCAGGATGCTGGTTTCAAGTCATTCAAGCTTCCTAAATTTGCAGAG GTCACCGGTCAAACTGGGCTTCCACAAGACCATACTTGTCAAGAATCCAAAACAGACCCATTGCTTTGTTCAGGAGGCATCTTTGCTGATGACAGCAGCCTTGGGCTGGCAGGCATCAAATGG AATGACTCTTTGGGACCCTTTGATCTTGGCCTGTCCTCCTCTCGGAAGATTATCAATGGGGACAGTATTAGCCTCAGCGGATTTGTTAGATAG